In Pseudomonas fluorescens NCIMB 11764, a single window of DNA contains:
- a CDS encoding DJ-1 family glyoxalase III, producing the protein MTFRALITLAEGIDDLQTVTLIDVLRRAKVEVVVASIEGRRMLTCARGTRVTADAMLVDLLAQPFDLIVLPGGAVGAQHLAAHQPLQQLIKDQAAAGRLFAAIAESPAVALQAFGVLRQRRMTCLPSASHQLSGCNFVDQPVVVDGNCVTAQGSGGALAFALTLVEQLCGKATRLTVAGELVV; encoded by the coding sequence ATGACCTTTAGAGCTCTGATTACCCTCGCCGAGGGCATCGATGACCTGCAAACCGTGACATTGATCGATGTGCTGCGCCGCGCCAAGGTCGAAGTGGTGGTGGCCAGCATCGAGGGGCGCCGCATGCTCACCTGTGCCCGCGGCACCCGAGTGACGGCCGATGCGATGCTGGTGGATTTGCTGGCCCAGCCGTTTGATTTGATCGTACTGCCCGGCGGTGCCGTCGGTGCGCAGCATCTGGCCGCCCATCAACCCTTGCAACAATTGATCAAGGATCAGGCGGCGGCAGGTCGTCTGTTCGCCGCCATCGCCGAATCCCCGGCCGTGGCACTCCAGGCTTTTGGCGTCCTGCGTCAGCGGCGGATGACCTGTCTGCCTTCGGCCAGTCATCAACTGTCTGGCTGCAACTTCGTTGATCAACCGGTGGTAGTCGATGGCAACTGCGTTACCGCCCAAGGTTCAGGGGGCGCTTTGGCGTTCGCCCTGACGCTGGTGGAGCAACTTTGCGGCAAGGCGACTCGGCTGACGGTGGCGGGGGAGTTGGTCGTTTAA
- a CDS encoding DUF4879 domain-containing protein translates to MKKRLVAVFGALIALLLGAQSAWAASAAPLSQVQVLKVESPACGFESISPGQVKTGCDHTGPNIKVYVLEVGYGRRAQVGLDGFEVNGTRTPVCAFDNGNLTECTVGRKTVGYLYVFDLAGKQEGTFTFSNTSINAPGNTMSTQLYIK, encoded by the coding sequence ATGAAAAAGCGTCTGGTTGCCGTATTTGGAGCATTGATTGCCTTGTTGCTGGGGGCGCAAAGCGCTTGGGCTGCTTCGGCGGCACCGTTGAGCCAGGTCCAGGTGCTCAAGGTCGAATCGCCGGCGTGCGGTTTTGAGAGCATTTCGCCGGGGCAAGTGAAAACGGGCTGCGATCACACTGGACCTAACATCAAGGTTTACGTGCTCGAAGTCGGCTACGGTCGTCGCGCGCAAGTCGGGCTGGACGGTTTTGAAGTGAACGGCACCCGGACCCCGGTGTGTGCGTTTGATAACGGCAACCTGACCGAGTGCACCGTCGGCAGAAAAACTGTCGGCTACCTGTATGTCTTCGATCTGGCCGGCAAACAGGAAGGCACCTTCACCTTCAGCAACACGTCCATCAACGCGCCGGGCAACACGATGTCGACGCAGCTTTACATCAAGTAA
- a CDS encoding NCS2 family permease: protein MLERLFQLKAHNTNVRTEILAGVTTFLAMAYILFVNPSILGETGMDKGAVFVATCLAAAIGSTTMGLIANYPIALAPGMGLNAFFTYTVVLHMGHTWQVALGAVFISAVCFFLLSIFRIREWIINSIPLPLRSAIAAGIGLFLALIALHNAGIVVSNPATMVGLGDLKQPAPILATLGFALIVALEALAVRGAVLIGILVVTIASIALGFTPFGGVVSMPPSLAPTFLQLDIKGALDIGLVSVIFAFLFVDLFDNSGTLIGVAKRAGLMGKDGHMPKMGRALIADSTAAMAGSLLGTSTTTSYIESAAGVSAGGRTGLTAVVVAILFLLALFFSPLAASVPAFATAPALLFVAVLMTSGLAEIDWDDITVAAPVVVTALAMPFTYSIANGIAFGFISWTAIKLLSGRGRELNPALVILSILFVIKLGWFNA, encoded by the coding sequence ATGCTGGAAAGGCTGTTTCAACTCAAGGCACACAACACCAACGTGCGGACCGAGATTCTTGCGGGCGTCACGACTTTCCTGGCCATGGCCTACATTCTGTTCGTCAACCCGAGCATCCTCGGCGAGACCGGCATGGACAAGGGCGCGGTGTTTGTCGCGACCTGCCTGGCCGCCGCCATCGGCTCCACGACGATGGGCCTGATCGCCAACTACCCGATCGCCCTCGCACCGGGTATGGGCCTGAACGCCTTCTTTACCTACACCGTGGTCCTGCATATGGGCCATACCTGGCAAGTGGCGCTGGGGGCGGTGTTCATCTCGGCCGTGTGCTTCTTCCTGCTGTCGATCTTCCGCATCCGTGAATGGATCATCAACAGCATTCCGCTGCCGCTGCGGTCGGCGATCGCCGCCGGTATCGGCCTGTTCCTGGCGCTGATTGCCTTGCACAACGCCGGCATCGTCGTCAGCAATCCGGCAACCATGGTCGGCCTTGGTGACCTGAAACAACCGGCGCCCATCCTCGCAACGCTTGGCTTCGCCCTGATCGTTGCCCTCGAAGCACTGGCCGTACGCGGTGCGGTGCTGATCGGGATTCTGGTCGTGACCATCGCCTCGATTGCCCTGGGCTTCACGCCGTTTGGCGGCGTGGTGTCGATGCCGCCTTCGCTGGCGCCGACTTTCCTGCAACTGGACATCAAGGGTGCACTGGACATCGGCCTGGTCAGCGTGATCTTCGCCTTCCTGTTCGTCGACCTGTTCGACAACTCCGGCACCCTGATTGGCGTCGCCAAACGCGCCGGCCTGATGGGCAAGGACGGCCACATGCCGAAAATGGGCCGCGCCCTGATCGCCGACAGTACCGCGGCCATGGCCGGTTCGTTGCTGGGTACGTCGACGACCACCAGCTACATCGAATCCGCTGCCGGCGTGAGTGCCGGTGGCCGCACCGGTCTGACGGCCGTTGTGGTGGCGATTCTGTTCCTGTTGGCGCTGTTCTTCTCGCCGCTGGCCGCCAGCGTTCCGGCGTTTGCCACCGCACCGGCACTGCTGTTCGTCGCGGTACTGATGACTTCCGGCCTGGCCGAAATAGACTGGGACGACATCACCGTTGCCGCACCGGTCGTGGTCACTGCGCTGGCCATGCCGTTCACTTACTCCATCGCCAACGGCATCGCCTTCGGCTTCATCTCCTGGACCGCGATCAAGCTGCTGTCCGGTCGCGGCCGTGAGCTGAACCCGGCTCTGGTGATTCTGTCGATTCTGTTCGTGATCAAGTTGGGTTGGTTCAACGCATGA
- the trmA gene encoding tRNA (uridine(54)-C5)-methyltransferase TrmA, with product MTFDSQAYTVQLEEKVSRLRDLLAPFDAPEPAVFNSPLKNFRLRAEFRLWREGGERHYAMFSQEDKRTPILIEEFPIASLRINELMPQLKAAWKASAALSHKLFQVEFLTTLAGDAMITLCYHRPLDEHWHAAATKLAADLNVSVIGRSKGKREVIGHDYVVEKLEVGGRTFSYRQPEGAFTQPNGTVNQKMLNWAYDALGDRPDDLLELYCGNGNFTLPLAIRVRKVLATEISKTSVNAALSNLSENAVENVTLVRLSAEELTEALNEVRPFRRLQGIDLKSYEFGSVFVDPPRAGMDPDTCELTRRFDNILYISCNPETLAANIAQLHDTHRITQCAMFDQFPWTHHMESGVLLTRR from the coding sequence ATGACTTTTGATTCCCAGGCTTACACCGTTCAGCTCGAAGAAAAGGTCTCGCGCCTGCGCGACCTGCTGGCCCCGTTCGATGCACCTGAACCGGCCGTGTTCAATTCGCCGCTGAAAAACTTCCGCCTGCGTGCCGAATTCCGCCTGTGGCGTGAAGGCGGCGAGCGTCACTACGCGATGTTTTCCCAGGAAGACAAACGCACGCCGATCCTGATCGAAGAGTTCCCCATTGCCAGCCTGCGCATCAATGAGCTGATGCCGCAGCTCAAGGCCGCGTGGAAAGCCAGTGCCGCCCTGAGCCACAAGCTGTTTCAGGTGGAATTCCTGACCACGCTGGCCGGCGATGCGATGATTACCCTGTGCTATCACCGCCCGCTGGATGAACACTGGCACGCGGCGGCCACGAAACTGGCGGCAGACCTGAACGTCAGCGTGATCGGCCGCTCGAAAGGCAAACGCGAAGTGATCGGCCATGATTACGTGGTCGAGAAACTGGAAGTCGGCGGCCGCACCTTCAGCTACCGTCAGCCGGAAGGTGCGTTCACTCAGCCCAACGGCACCGTGAACCAGAAAATGCTCAACTGGGCTTACGACGCCCTCGGCGATCGTCCGGACGATTTGCTGGAACTGTATTGCGGCAACGGCAACTTCACCCTGCCGCTCGCGATCCGCGTGCGTAAAGTGCTGGCCACCGAAATCAGCAAGACTTCGGTCAACGCGGCGTTGAGCAACCTCAGCGAAAACGCCGTGGAAAACGTCACGCTGGTGCGCCTGTCCGCCGAAGAGCTGACCGAAGCCCTGAACGAGGTCCGCCCGTTCCGGCGCCTGCAGGGTATCGACCTCAAGAGCTATGAATTCGGCAGCGTCTTCGTCGACCCGCCTCGCGCCGGCATGGACCCGGACACCTGCGAGCTGACCCGGCGCTTCGACAATATCCTGTACATTTCCTGCAACCCGGAAACCCTGGCGGCCAACATCGCCCAACTGCACGACACCCACCGCATTACTCAATGCGCGATGTTCGACCAGTTCCCGTGGACCCACCACATGGAATCCGGGGTGTTGTTGACCCGGCGTTGA
- a CDS encoding DUF2442 domain-containing protein — MKTIEAGILADRPVSEAVLDEAVRRGQVRHKSGLQATAVTFLEPCLAVSFIDGSGVLLPVEHYPEFDSFEVEDFADLKVGFSGTALCHEGKDLHVSIAGMISASKPLMDMAASVIASRNGRQSSAAKAEAARANGRKGGRPRKPDVPV; from the coding sequence ATGAAAACGATAGAGGCAGGAATACTGGCCGATCGGCCCGTCAGTGAGGCCGTGTTGGATGAAGCCGTCCGGCGAGGGCAAGTGCGCCACAAAAGCGGTTTGCAGGCGACTGCCGTGACCTTTCTGGAACCGTGTCTGGCCGTCAGTTTCATTGATGGCAGTGGCGTGCTGCTGCCCGTCGAGCACTATCCGGAATTCGACAGTTTCGAGGTCGAGGATTTCGCAGACCTGAAAGTCGGCTTTTCCGGCACAGCCCTTTGCCATGAGGGCAAGGATCTGCATGTGTCCATCGCCGGGATGATCTCCGCGAGCAAGCCACTGATGGACATGGCCGCCTCGGTCATCGCGTCGCGCAATGGTCGCCAAAGCAGCGCCGCCAAGGCTGAGGCTGCGCGGGCTAATGGTCGCAAGGGCGGGCGTCCGCGCAAACCGGATGTCCCCGTTTGA
- a CDS encoding LysR family transcriptional regulator — translation MQRTFDDLQLGSIELFCLAAEAGSFTAAALVAGVTPAAVSRSVSRMEERLGVRLFARTTRSVKLTDSGRRYYEECRQALAQLVEAQREVMGQQQEPSGTLRISIPTTYAHHRILPLLPAFRERFPQVKVESHISNRNIDFVGEGYDLAIRVRAIPDSGLIARQLEDAELVMIASPDYLKRAGTPQTLDDLKQHECIQYDLPSSGRRIAWLFNDHGEQREIQAEGNFSCSDDVLGGVTLAKHGAGLFQTYRFIVEHELAEGSLVELLKPYGGRSRPFTLLYPQSRHVPLRLRAFIDFLVEHMPR, via the coding sequence ATGCAGCGAACATTCGACGATCTTCAGCTCGGCAGCATTGAGCTGTTTTGCCTCGCCGCCGAAGCAGGCAGCTTTACCGCCGCGGCCCTGGTGGCTGGCGTAACGCCCGCAGCGGTAAGCCGTTCGGTGTCGCGCATGGAGGAGCGGCTGGGCGTTCGGTTGTTCGCGCGCACCACTCGCAGCGTCAAACTGACTGATAGCGGGCGCCGGTATTACGAAGAATGTCGTCAGGCGCTAGCGCAATTGGTCGAGGCCCAACGCGAAGTGATGGGCCAGCAGCAGGAGCCTTCCGGCACCTTGCGCATCAGCATTCCCACAACGTATGCCCACCACCGGATCCTGCCGTTGCTGCCGGCGTTTCGGGAGCGCTTTCCGCAGGTCAAAGTCGAATCGCACATCAGCAACCGCAACATCGATTTCGTCGGCGAAGGCTATGACCTGGCCATCCGCGTACGGGCGATTCCGGATTCCGGGCTGATTGCCCGGCAGCTTGAGGACGCGGAACTGGTGATGATTGCCAGTCCTGATTACCTGAAGCGCGCGGGCACTCCGCAAACCCTGGACGACCTCAAACAGCACGAATGCATCCAGTACGACTTGCCCAGCAGCGGTCGGCGGATTGCTTGGTTGTTCAACGACCATGGCGAGCAACGCGAGATTCAGGCCGAGGGCAATTTCAGCTGTTCCGACGATGTATTAGGCGGCGTGACGCTTGCCAAACACGGTGCGGGGCTTTTCCAGACCTATCGTTTCATCGTCGAACACGAACTGGCCGAGGGGTCGCTGGTGGAACTCCTCAAGCCTTATGGCGGACGCTCGCGGCCGTTCACCCTGCTCTATCCACAAAGCCGTCATGTGCCACTTCGGCTGCGGGCGTTTATCGATTTTCTGGTTGAGCATATGCCGCGCTAA
- the aroQ gene encoding type II 3-dehydroquinate dehydratase, which produces MNPIVLVLNGPNLNLLGTREPATYGHETLADISALCGRAAEEFGLAVEFRQTNHEGELLDWIHAARDRCAGIVINPAAWTHTSVALRDALVACELPVIEVHLSNVHAREPFRHHSFVSAIATAVMAGFGSHGYRLALEHFSLSLKG; this is translated from the coding sequence ATGAACCCTATCGTTCTGGTGCTCAACGGCCCGAACCTCAACCTGCTGGGCACCCGTGAACCGGCGACTTACGGTCACGAAACCCTGGCGGACATCTCAGCGTTGTGCGGCCGTGCCGCCGAAGAGTTCGGCCTGGCAGTCGAGTTTCGCCAGACCAACCATGAAGGCGAATTGCTCGACTGGATTCACGCCGCCCGCGACCGTTGCGCCGGGATTGTCATCAACCCGGCCGCCTGGACCCACACCTCGGTTGCCCTTCGCGATGCCCTGGTCGCCTGCGAACTGCCGGTGATCGAAGTCCACCTGTCGAACGTCCACGCCCGCGAACCTTTTCGCCACCACTCCTTCGTGTCGGCCATTGCCACCGCGGTGATGGCCGGTTTCGGCAGCCACGGCTATCGCCTGGCGCTTGAACATTTCAGCCTGAGCTTGAAGGGGTGA
- a CDS encoding shikimate dehydrogenase — translation MTQNNAVLAGLIGAGIQASRTPALHEHEGDAQGLRYLYRLIDLDQLKLDSSALPDLLMAAERMNFTGLNITFPCKQAIIPLLDELSPEARGIGAVNTVVLKDGKRIGHNTDCLGFAEGFRRGLQGVAVDRVVQMGAGGAGAAVAHALLSEGVQLLSIFDVDNSRAQALANNLNQHFGAGRAVAGHDLPSTLAQADGLVNTTPMGMKKLPGMPVPAALLRKQLWVAEIVYFPLETELLRNARALGCRTLDGGNMAVFQAVKAFELFSGVVPDAQRMLAHFQSMNG, via the coding sequence GTGACTCAGAACAACGCTGTACTGGCCGGGCTGATCGGCGCCGGCATTCAGGCGTCCCGTACTCCCGCGCTGCATGAGCATGAAGGCGACGCCCAGGGTTTGCGTTATCTCTACCGCCTGATCGACCTCGACCAGCTCAAACTCGACAGCAGTGCCCTGCCCGACTTGCTGATGGCGGCCGAGCGGATGAATTTCACCGGTCTGAACATTACCTTTCCGTGCAAGCAGGCGATCATCCCTTTGCTCGACGAATTGTCGCCGGAAGCGCGCGGCATCGGTGCGGTGAACACGGTGGTGTTGAAGGATGGTAAACGCATCGGCCACAACACCGACTGCCTGGGCTTTGCCGAAGGCTTTCGGCGTGGTCTGCAGGGCGTTGCCGTTGACCGTGTCGTCCAGATGGGCGCCGGAGGGGCCGGTGCAGCGGTGGCCCACGCGTTATTGAGCGAAGGCGTACAACTGCTGAGCATTTTCGATGTGGACAACAGTCGCGCTCAGGCGCTGGCGAACAACCTTAATCAGCATTTCGGCGCGGGCCGCGCGGTGGCGGGTCATGATCTGCCAAGCACGCTGGCGCAGGCCGACGGATTGGTCAACACCACGCCCATGGGCATGAAAAAACTGCCGGGCATGCCGGTGCCGGCGGCGTTGCTTCGCAAACAGTTGTGGGTGGCGGAGATCGTTTATTTTCCGCTGGAAACCGAACTGCTGCGCAACGCCCGCGCCCTGGGTTGCCGGACGCTGGATGGCGGCAACATGGCGGTGTTTCAGGCGGTGAAAGCGTTTGAATTGTTCAGCGGCGTGGTGCCGGATGCGCAGCGGATGCTGGCGCATTTTCAAAGCATGAATGGTTGA
- a CDS encoding TetR family transcriptional regulator, with the protein MTIISELSVAPDEPLVEPRKSRKNNPEKTRENILQEAIVEFVQQGLSGARVDAIAERIHTSKRMIYYYFGSKEQLYIEVLEKLYGDIRSTENRLHLAELAPVEAIRRLVEFTFDHHDRNVDFVRIVSIENIHNAEFVKRSDAIKAMNNTILDSLGVILRRGAEDGVFRAGLDPLDVHLLISSFCFYRVSNRNTFGEIFQIELADESIKQRHREMICDSVLRYLQA; encoded by the coding sequence ATGACAATAATTTCAGAACTCTCCGTAGCGCCCGACGAGCCCCTGGTCGAGCCGCGCAAGAGTCGCAAGAACAACCCGGAAAAGACCCGCGAGAACATTCTGCAAGAAGCTATTGTCGAGTTCGTCCAGCAGGGGCTTTCCGGTGCTCGCGTCGATGCGATCGCCGAGCGCATTCACACCTCCAAACGCATGATCTATTACTACTTCGGCAGTAAGGAACAGCTCTACATCGAGGTGCTTGAGAAACTCTACGGCGATATCCGCAGCACCGAAAACCGCCTGCACCTGGCCGAACTGGCGCCGGTGGAAGCGATTCGGCGGTTGGTGGAGTTCACCTTCGATCACCATGATCGCAATGTCGATTTCGTGCGCATCGTCAGTATCGAGAACATCCACAACGCGGAATTCGTGAAGCGTTCCGATGCGATCAAGGCGATGAACAACACCATTCTTGATTCACTGGGTGTGATTTTGCGTCGCGGGGCTGAAGACGGTGTGTTCCGGGCGGGGCTTGATCCGTTGGATGTGCATTTGTTGATCAGTTCGTTCTGCTTCTATCGCGTGTCGAATCGCAATACGTTCGGGGAGATTTTTCAGATCGAGCTGGCGGACGAAAGTATCAAGCAGCGTCATCGGGAGATGATTTGCGATTCGGTGTTGCGATACCTTCAGGCTTGA
- the quiC gene encoding 3-dehydroshikimate dehydratase QuiC, translated as MQRSIATVSLSGTLPEKLEAIAAAGFDGVEIFENDLLYYDGSPREIKQMCADLGIAITLFQPFRDFEGCRRDRLPRNLERAERKFDLMQELGTDLVLVCSNASADAIGDEQILVDDLRLLAEHAGARGLRIGYEALAWGRHVNTWQQVWNIVRQADHPSLGVLLDSFHTLSLKGDPTAIAEIPGDKIFFVQMADAPILAMDVLEWSRHFRCFPGQGEFDLPGFLAPIIKSGYTGPLSLEIFNDGFRAAPPRANAADGLRSLLYLEEKTRERLAQEAKPAANPEILFETPKASEYNGIEFLEFAVDESLGAKLSHWLERLGFVKAGQHRSKSVSLLRQGDINLILNSEPYSFAHSFFEAHGPSLCATAVRVKDSASALARAVAYKGQPYRGLVGPNELELAAVRAPDGSLIYLVDRDADVYGTDFNLQPAAVASGGLKRIDHMAMALPADSLDSWVLFYKSLLDFEADDEVVLPDPYGLVKSRALRSRDSSIRLPLNISENRNTAISHALSSYRGSGVHHIAFDCDDIFAEVSRAKEAGVPLLDIPLNYYDDLAARFDFDDEFLSELAYYNVLYDRDAQGGELFHVYTEPFEGRFFFEIIQRKNGYAGYGAANVAVRLAAMAKSRSGAIRQAKL; from the coding sequence CCGCCGCCGGTTTCGACGGGGTGGAAATTTTCGAGAACGACCTGCTCTATTACGACGGTAGTCCTCGGGAAATTAAACAGATGTGCGCCGATCTCGGGATCGCCATCACGCTGTTTCAACCCTTCCGCGATTTCGAAGGCTGCCGCCGCGACCGCTTGCCACGCAACCTGGAACGGGCCGAGCGCAAATTCGACCTGATGCAGGAATTGGGCACCGACCTGGTGCTGGTCTGCAGCAACGCCTCGGCCGACGCCATCGGTGATGAACAGATCCTCGTCGACGACTTGCGCCTGCTGGCCGAACACGCCGGTGCGCGCGGCCTGCGCATCGGCTACGAAGCGTTGGCCTGGGGCCGCCACGTCAATACTTGGCAGCAGGTGTGGAACATCGTTCGCCAGGCGGATCACCCAAGCCTCGGTGTGTTGCTGGACAGTTTCCACACGCTGTCGCTCAAGGGCGATCCAACGGCCATTGCTGAGATCCCTGGCGACAAAATCTTCTTCGTGCAAATGGCCGACGCGCCGATCCTGGCCATGGACGTGCTGGAATGGAGCCGGCATTTCCGCTGCTTCCCGGGCCAGGGCGAATTCGATTTGCCGGGGTTCCTCGCGCCGATCATCAAGAGTGGCTACACCGGGCCGTTGTCGCTGGAAATATTCAACGACGGCTTCCGCGCCGCGCCGCCGCGAGCCAACGCCGCCGACGGTTTGCGTTCGTTGTTGTACCTGGAAGAGAAAACCCGCGAACGACTGGCGCAGGAAGCCAAGCCAGCGGCCAATCCGGAGATTCTGTTCGAGACGCCTAAAGCCAGCGAATACAACGGCATCGAGTTTCTCGAATTCGCCGTGGACGAAAGCCTTGGCGCCAAGCTTTCTCATTGGCTGGAGCGACTGGGCTTCGTCAAGGCCGGTCAGCACCGCTCCAAAAGCGTGAGCCTGCTGCGTCAGGGCGACATCAACCTGATTCTCAATTCCGAGCCTTACTCATTTGCCCACAGCTTTTTCGAAGCGCATGGCCCGTCGCTGTGCGCCACTGCGGTGCGGGTCAAGGACAGCGCCAGCGCGCTGGCCCGGGCGGTGGCTTACAAAGGTCAACCTTATCGCGGACTGGTCGGCCCCAATGAGCTGGAGCTGGCGGCGGTACGTGCGCCGGATGGCAGCCTGATTTATCTGGTGGACCGGGACGCCGACGTCTATGGCACCGACTTCAATCTGCAACCGGCCGCCGTGGCCAGTGGTGGCCTCAAGCGCATCGACCACATGGCCATGGCGTTGCCGGCCGACAGCCTCGACAGTTGGGTGCTGTTCTATAAGAGCCTGCTGGATTTCGAAGCCGACGACGAAGTGGTGTTGCCGGACCCTTATGGTCTGGTGAAGAGCCGGGCACTGCGCAGTCGCGACAGTTCGATCCGCTTGCCGCTGAACATTTCCGAGAACCGCAACACCGCGATCTCACACGCACTGTCGAGTTATCGCGGCTCTGGCGTGCATCACATTGCGTTTGATTGCGACGATATCTTTGCCGAAGTCAGCCGCGCCAAGGAGGCGGGGGTTCCGCTGCTGGATATCCCGCTTAATTATTACGACGACCTGGCTGCGCGGTTCGATTTCGATGATGAGTTCCTCAGCGAGCTCGCCTATTACAACGTGCTTTACGACCGTGATGCCCAGGGTGGCGAGCTGTTTCACGTTTATACGGAGCCGTTCGAAGGGCGGTTTTTCTTTGAAATCATCCAGCGCAAGAATGGTTACGCCGGTTACGGCGCGGCCAACGTGGCGGTGCGACTGGCAGCCATGGCCAAATCCCGCAGCGGCGCCATTCGTCAGGCCAAGTTGTAG